In the genome of Deinococcus radiotolerans, one region contains:
- a CDS encoding potassium channel family protein: MTRRPAVLLALIAGLVVSGTVGYRVLEGWSWLDCLFMTAMTLTTVGYGTPGDLHADGKVFSVVLMLVGIGLMLYLLTLLAETMLRTVTDPGAARRRRERRIMGLKDHTIVCGYGQVGEAVSVALRGARREVVVIDHRPEHLEWAQTQGLHTLVGDATDEDVLRRAGIERAASLVTVINSDPSNLYVVLSARGLNPGVRVIARASDESAARKMRRAGADEVVNPYQLSGNRIAAMMLAPRLSRLLSGDVISEHFTIRELSVPPALVGRTVADLGRETGALVVAIWRDGQPLRSRAEDVLRAGDAVLVAGAVAEVEAVEAGPLGGVQPA; encoded by the coding sequence ATGACCCGCCGCCCCGCCGTGCTGCTGGCCCTGATCGCGGGGCTGGTGGTGTCGGGCACGGTGGGCTACCGGGTGCTGGAGGGCTGGTCGTGGCTGGACTGCCTGTTCATGACGGCCATGACCCTGACGACCGTGGGGTACGGCACGCCGGGCGACCTGCACGCGGACGGCAAGGTGTTCAGCGTGGTGCTGATGCTGGTGGGGATCGGGTTGATGCTGTACCTGCTGACGCTGCTGGCCGAGACGATGCTGCGGACCGTGACGGACCCGGGCGCGGCGCGGCGGCGGCGGGAGAGGAGGATCATGGGTTTGAAGGATCACACGATCGTGTGCGGGTACGGGCAGGTGGGCGAGGCGGTCAGCGTGGCGCTGCGGGGCGCGCGGCGCGAGGTGGTCGTGATTGACCACCGCCCGGAGCACCTGGAGTGGGCGCAGACGCAGGGGCTGCACACCCTGGTCGGGGACGCGACCGACGAGGACGTGCTGCGCCGCGCGGGCATCGAGCGGGCGGCGTCGCTGGTCACGGTGATCAACAGCGATCCCAGCAACCTGTACGTGGTGCTGTCCGCCAGGGGATTGAACCCGGGCGTGCGGGTGATCGCGCGGGCCAGTGACGAGTCCGCAGCCCGCAAGATGCGCCGCGCCGGGGCGGACGAGGTCGTGAATCCGTACCAGCTGAGCGGGAACCGGATCGCGGCGATGATGCTCGCGCCGCGCCTGAGCCGCCTGCTGAGCGGGGACGTGATCAGCGAGCACTTCACGATCCGCGAGCTGAGTGTGCCGCCCGCCCTGGTGGGCCGCACGGTGGCGGACCTGGGCCGTGAGACGGGCGCGCTGGTCGTGGCGATCTGGCGGGACGGGCAGCCGCTGCGCAGCCGCGCCGAGGACGTCCTGCGCGCCGGGGACGCGGTGCTGGTCGCCGGGGCGGTCGCCGAGGTGGAGGCCGTGGAGGCTGGCCCGCTGGGTGGAGTGCAGCCCGCGTGA
- a CDS encoding DsbA family oxidoreductase yields MTQATELYFDFLCPYAWRGVELAAVLRAEGEDFTLRHFSLVEGNHADNARDLTWRITEQTLDAPEGEGYMKYQTPSLRAFLASHAAALQGEAAHWAFTLALFRAHHERREPLSDAAIHVAAQEAGLDQAAFAAALAEEDARRAELRAELDAAREVGVFGTPTFVLPTGEAAYYRFETLTREADKAREWWTLYRTVLTSEAGIGTIKRAKNRPPRRA; encoded by the coding sequence ATGACCCAAGCGACCGAGCTGTACTTCGATTTCCTGTGCCCCTACGCCTGGCGTGGCGTGGAACTCGCCGCGGTGTTGCGCGCGGAGGGCGAGGACTTCACCCTGCGGCACTTCTCGCTGGTGGAGGGCAACCACGCGGACAACGCCAGGGACCTGACGTGGCGGATCACGGAGCAGACGCTGGACGCCCCGGAGGGCGAGGGGTATATGAAGTACCAGACGCCCAGCCTGCGCGCGTTCCTGGCGTCCCACGCGGCGGCCCTTCAGGGCGAGGCGGCACACTGGGCGTTCACGCTGGCCCTGTTCCGCGCGCACCACGAGCGCAGGGAGCCCCTGAGTGACGCCGCCATTCACGTCGCCGCGCAGGAGGCGGGTCTGGATCAGGCAGCCTTCGCGGCCGCCCTGGCCGAGGAGGACGCCCGCCGCGCCGAGCTGCGCGCCGAGCTGGACGCCGCGCGCGAGGTGGGCGTGTTCGGCACGCCCACGTTCGTCCTCCCGACCGGCGAGGCCGCGTATTACCGCTTCGAGACCCTCACCCGCGAGGCGGACAAGGCGCGCGAGTGGTGGACGCTGTACCGCACTGTGCTGACCAGCGAGGCGGGGATCGGCACGATCAAACGCGCGAAGAACCGCCCACCCCGCCGCGCCTGA
- a CDS encoding aldo/keto reductase — protein MTFPDPDRYARLPYRRAGRSGLQLPVVSLGLWHNFGGVDRLETMREMLRTAFDGGVTHFDLANNYGPPPGSAESNLGQLLRQDFAPYRDELIISTKAGYTMWPGPYGDWGSRKYLLSSLDASLRRLGLPYVDVFYHHRPDPNTPLEETMGALDHAVRSGRALYVGLSNYPADLTRQAAQILRALGTPCVLHQPKYSLFERGVEGGLLDAARDEGIGVIAFSPLAQGLLTGKYLGGIPGDSRAAGGGFLKPEHVTEERLTRVRALNDLAAARGQTLAQLALAWVLRHPEMTSALIGASRPAQITDALGALNAGPLRADELDRIEVILRGEAAP, from the coding sequence ATGACCTTTCCTGATCCGGACCGGTACGCGCGCCTGCCCTACCGCCGCGCGGGCCGCAGCGGCCTGCAGCTCCCGGTGGTGTCGCTGGGCCTGTGGCACAACTTCGGTGGCGTGGACCGCCTGGAAACCATGCGCGAGATGCTGAGGACCGCGTTCGACGGCGGCGTCACGCACTTCGACCTGGCGAACAACTACGGCCCGCCCCCCGGCAGCGCCGAAAGCAACCTGGGACAGCTGCTGCGGCAGGACTTCGCGCCGTACCGGGACGAGCTGATCATCTCCACGAAGGCCGGGTACACCATGTGGCCCGGCCCGTACGGCGACTGGGGCAGCCGCAAGTACCTGCTGAGCAGCCTGGACGCCAGCCTCAGGAGGCTGGGCCTGCCGTACGTGGACGTCTTCTACCACCACCGGCCCGACCCGAACACGCCGCTGGAGGAGACGATGGGCGCCCTTGATCACGCGGTGCGCAGCGGGCGGGCGCTGTACGTGGGCCTGAGCAACTACCCGGCGGACCTGACCCGGCAGGCGGCGCAGATCCTGCGGGCGCTGGGTACGCCCTGCGTGCTGCACCAGCCCAAATACAGCCTGTTCGAGCGGGGTGTGGAGGGCGGCCTGCTGGACGCCGCGCGGGACGAGGGGATCGGCGTGATCGCGTTCAGCCCGCTGGCGCAGGGCCTGCTGACCGGCAAGTACCTGGGCGGCATTCCCGGGGATTCCCGCGCGGCGGGCGGCGGCTTCCTGAAGCCCGAGCACGTCACCGAGGAACGCCTGACCCGGGTGCGCGCCCTGAACGATCTGGCCGCCGCGCGGGGGCAGACGCTGGCGCAGCTGGCGCTGGCGTGGGTGCTGCGCCACCCCGAGATGACGAGCGCCCTGATCGGCGCCAGCCGGCCCGCGCAGATCACGGACGCGCTGGGCGCGCTGAACGCCGGGCCGCTCCGCGCGGACGAACTGGACCGGATCGAGGTGATCCTGCGCGGGGAAGCCGCGCCGTGA
- a CDS encoding ABC transporter permease, with the protein MTHLTSARPTDLPAPVTGARRAPRLRALGGLVLAELRRMLRNPMFAVGTIGFPVMFFALFGLSAVNETTAEGLKVGPLILVNFGAYSLLSLAMFSFGSAVALERTGGWLRLLRASPLPAGVYFAAKVGAALLFSALSLGVLYTFAHVAGGVSIPAGTALLLLAKLLLGMVPLIALGLSIGFLVTPTGAQITANLVSVLMSFASGLFTPLDQMPAFVQKVAPYLPAYHLGAVARGTVAGQTAGEAGHWLALLGFAALFGALAAWGLKRDESREG; encoded by the coding sequence ATGACCCACCTGACCTCTGCCCGGCCCACCGACCTGCCCGCCCCGGTAACGGGCGCGCGCCGCGCACCGCGCCTGCGCGCGCTGGGGGGGCTGGTGCTGGCCGAGCTGCGCCGCATGCTGCGCAACCCGATGTTCGCGGTGGGCACCATCGGCTTCCCGGTGATGTTCTTCGCGCTGTTCGGCCTGAGCGCCGTGAACGAGACCACGGCGGAGGGCCTGAAGGTGGGGCCGCTGATCCTGGTGAATTTCGGGGCGTACTCGCTGCTGTCCCTGGCCATGTTCTCGTTCGGGTCGGCGGTGGCGCTGGAACGCACCGGCGGGTGGCTGCGGCTGCTGCGGGCGTCGCCCCTCCCGGCGGGCGTGTACTTCGCGGCGAAGGTGGGCGCGGCGCTGCTGTTCAGCGCGCTGAGCCTGGGCGTGCTGTACACCTTCGCGCACGTGGCGGGCGGCGTGAGCATCCCGGCGGGCACGGCGCTGCTGCTGCTGGCGAAGCTGCTGCTGGGCATGGTGCCGCTGATCGCGCTGGGCCTGAGCATCGGCTTCCTGGTCACGCCGACCGGCGCGCAGATCACCGCGAACCTCGTGAGTGTCCTGATGTCCTTCGCGTCGGGCCTGTTCACCCCGCTGGACCAGATGCCCGCGTTCGTGCAGAAGGTCGCGCCGTACCTGCCCGCGTACCACCTGGGGGCCGTGGCGCGCGGCACGGTGGCCGGGCAGACGGCGGGCGAGGCCGGGCACTGGCTGGCGCTGCTGGGCTTCGCCGCCTTGTTCGGCGCGCTGGCCGCGTGGGGCCTGAAACGCGACGAGAGCCGCGAGGGCTGA
- a CDS encoding agmatine deiminase family protein codes for MSDVTPADLPRDLGFAMPAEWAEHAATWMSWPADDDLWFGHLEGVRAEFAELVRTIARFEPVQLLVRDEESSADARARLGGADVTFHDVPLDDVWMRDNGPIFVKRGGDLALVDWKFNSWGGKFNWSNDDRVPEYIAGQLGTHRWAQPFVLEGGGLEVNGRGVGLTTRSCFLTDTRNPGLTEEGYAFLLADTLGVRKLLWLDGGLENDHTDGHIDTITRFTDERTIVTSVEPNPEDPNHAVMAKNLADLRAMTDQDGQPFRIVELPLPATYLEGAEGRLPPTYANFYMGNGFVVVPQYGDPNDARALEVLTPLFPGREVIGLSSRAIIEGGGSFHCVTQQQPAGTPWMQDA; via the coding sequence ATGTCTGACGTGACCCCCGCCGACCTGCCCCGTGACCTGGGCTTCGCCATGCCCGCCGAGTGGGCCGAGCACGCCGCCACCTGGATGAGCTGGCCCGCCGACGACGACCTGTGGTTCGGGCACCTGGAGGGCGTGCGCGCCGAGTTCGCCGAGCTGGTACGCACCATCGCCCGCTTCGAGCCGGTGCAGCTGCTCGTGCGGGACGAGGAGAGCAGCGCCGACGCCCGCGCGCGGCTGGGCGGCGCGGACGTGACCTTCCACGACGTGCCGCTGGACGACGTGTGGATGCGCGACAACGGCCCCATCTTCGTCAAACGTGGCGGGGATCTGGCGCTGGTGGACTGGAAATTCAACTCCTGGGGCGGGAAGTTCAACTGGTCGAACGACGACCGCGTGCCCGAGTACATCGCCGGGCAGCTGGGCACGCACCGCTGGGCGCAGCCGTTCGTGCTCGAAGGCGGCGGGCTGGAGGTGAACGGCCGCGGCGTGGGCCTGACCACCCGGTCGTGCTTCCTGACCGACACCCGCAACCCCGGCCTGACCGAGGAAGGCTATGCGTTCCTGCTGGCCGACACGCTGGGCGTACGCAAACTGCTGTGGCTGGACGGCGGGCTGGAGAACGACCACACCGACGGGCACATCGACACCATCACCCGCTTCACGGACGAGCGGACCATCGTCACCAGCGTCGAGCCGAACCCCGAGGATCCCAACCACGCGGTCATGGCGAAGAACCTCGCGGACCTGCGGGCCATGACCGACCAGGACGGCCAGCCCTTCCGTATCGTGGAGCTGCCCCTGCCCGCCACCTACCTGGAGGGCGCGGAGGGGCGCCTGCCGCCCACGTACGCGAACTTCTACATGGGGAATGGGTTCGTGGTCGTCCCGCAGTACGGCGACCCGAACGACGCCCGCGCCCTGGAGGTCCTGACACCGCTGTTCCCCGGGCGCGAAGTGATTGGCCTGAGCAGCCGCGCGATCATCGAGGGCGGCGGCAGCTTCCACTGCGTGACGCAGCAGCAGCCCGCCGGGACGCCCTGGATGCAGGACGCCTGA
- a CDS encoding glutamine--tRNA ligase/YqeY domain fusion protein produces the protein MTAPDSSPPTAGDSAPRVAPNFITEIIERDLQSGKYPQVVTRFPPEPSGYAHLGHIFASFLDFQTAAQYGGRYHLRMDDTNPELATQEYADAIADDLRWLGWDWGEHLYYASDHFEQYYAYAEQLVKQGDAYVDSVTGDEMKRLRGDARTPGTPSPYRDRTPEENLDLLRRMRAGEFADGAHVLRAKIDLSSPNMKLRDPVLYRILRGHHYRAGDAWCIYPMYDFQHPLQDALEGVTHSMCSLEFVDNRAIYDWLMERLGFSPRPHQYEFGRRGLEYTITSKRKLRKLVEAGKVHGWDDPRMPTLRAQRRLGVTPEAVRAFAAEIGVSRTNRTVDLSVYENAVRSDLNHRAPRVMAVLEPLPVTLENLTEAQTLSLPYWPFDVVRDSPDGLVALPTGERVAPEAAVRDVPLTRDLVIERDDFNPEPPKGFKRLTPGGTVRLRGAGIIRADRFDMNDSGQVTRVYATLLGEDAKAGGVIHWVSAEQGVPAEFRLYDRLFRVPNPEAANPEDAQAEPVAPDFNPEEIGHEDETKPLDDAFMAFLNPDSLRVTRGLVEPSVTRDPAGTRYQFERQGYFWRDPVDSREDALVFGRIITLKDAWAKAAQKAEAPAKAPRPAKAQAPKTEPTEKAAPAALSPEQENEVIRLTGLGVPDAEARTLARDAALLAFLGGAAQDSTFAQVASWAANDLAPGLRAGEVRVQAADLAPLAALLAGKKVTTRVARDVLTRAAQTGEAPAAIIERENLAGGLSEDALNAAIAQVLADNADKVDAYRGGRTALLGFFTGQVMRATGGKADPATLNAALQAALNG, from the coding sequence ATGACGGCCCCCGACTCCAGTCCTCCCACCGCCGGTGACAGCGCGCCGCGCGTGGCCCCGAACTTCATCACCGAGATCATCGAACGCGACCTGCAGAGTGGGAAGTACCCGCAGGTCGTGACGCGCTTCCCGCCGGAACCCAGCGGGTACGCGCACCTGGGGCACATCTTCGCGTCGTTCCTGGATTTCCAGACGGCCGCGCAGTACGGCGGGCGCTACCACCTGCGCATGGACGACACCAACCCGGAACTCGCGACGCAGGAGTACGCGGACGCCATCGCGGACGACCTGCGCTGGCTGGGCTGGGACTGGGGCGAGCACCTGTACTACGCCAGCGACCACTTCGAGCAGTACTACGCGTACGCCGAGCAGCTAGTAAAGCAGGGCGACGCGTACGTGGATTCCGTGACGGGGGACGAGATGAAGCGCCTGCGCGGCGACGCCCGCACGCCCGGCACGCCCAGCCCCTACCGGGACCGCACGCCCGAGGAGAATCTGGACCTGCTGCGCCGCATGCGCGCCGGGGAGTTCGCGGACGGCGCGCACGTGCTACGCGCGAAGATCGACCTGAGCAGCCCGAACATGAAGCTGCGTGACCCGGTGCTGTACCGCATCCTGCGCGGGCATCACTACCGCGCGGGGGACGCGTGGTGCATCTACCCCATGTACGACTTCCAGCACCCGCTGCAGGACGCGCTTGAGGGCGTGACGCACTCGATGTGCAGCCTGGAGTTCGTGGACAACCGCGCCATCTACGACTGGCTGATGGAACGCCTGGGCTTCAGCCCGCGACCGCACCAGTACGAGTTCGGGCGACGCGGCCTGGAGTACACCATTACGAGTAAGCGCAAGCTGCGCAAGCTCGTGGAGGCCGGAAAGGTGCACGGCTGGGATGACCCGCGCATGCCTACCCTGCGCGCGCAGCGCCGCCTGGGCGTCACGCCGGAGGCCGTGCGGGCCTTCGCGGCGGAGATCGGCGTGAGCCGCACGAACCGCACCGTGGACCTCAGCGTGTACGAGAACGCCGTGCGCAGCGACCTGAACCACCGCGCGCCGCGCGTGATGGCGGTCCTGGAACCGCTGCCCGTCACCCTGGAGAACCTGACCGAGGCGCAGACGCTGAGTCTTCCCTACTGGCCGTTCGACGTGGTGCGTGACTCGCCCGACGGGCTGGTCGCCCTGCCCACCGGGGAGCGCGTGGCGCCCGAGGCTGCGGTACGCGACGTGCCGCTGACCCGCGACCTCGTCATCGAACGCGACGACTTCAACCCCGAGCCGCCCAAAGGCTTCAAACGCCTCACGCCGGGCGGCACGGTGCGGCTGCGCGGGGCGGGCATCATCCGCGCCGACCGCTTCGACATGAATGACAGCGGGCAGGTCACGCGCGTGTACGCCACGCTGCTGGGCGAGGACGCCAAGGCGGGCGGCGTGATCCACTGGGTCAGCGCCGAGCAGGGCGTGCCCGCCGAGTTCCGCCTGTACGACCGTCTGTTCCGCGTACCCAACCCCGAGGCCGCCAACCCCGAGGACGCGCAGGCCGAACCCGTCGCCCCCGACTTCAACCCTGAGGAGATCGGGCACGAGGACGAGACCAAACCCCTCGATGATGCGTTCATGGCGTTCCTGAACCCCGACAGCCTGCGCGTCACGCGCGGACTGGTGGAACCCAGCGTCACGCGCGACCCCGCAGGCACCCGCTACCAGTTCGAGCGGCAGGGCTACTTCTGGCGCGACCCGGTGGACAGCCGCGAGGACGCCCTGGTGTTCGGGCGGATCATCACCCTGAAGGACGCCTGGGCGAAAGCTGCGCAGAAGGCCGAGGCGCCCGCCAAGGCCCCCAGGCCCGCCAAGGCGCAGGCCCCGAAGACCGAGCCGACCGAGAAGGCCGCGCCCGCCGCCCTGAGCCCCGAACAGGAGAACGAGGTGATCCGCCTGACTGGTCTGGGCGTCCCGGACGCCGAGGCCCGCACCCTCGCGCGTGACGCCGCGCTGCTGGCCTTCCTCGGTGGGGCCGCGCAGGACAGCACCTTCGCGCAGGTCGCCAGCTGGGCCGCGAACGACCTCGCGCCGGGCCTGCGCGCCGGGGAAGTCCGCGTGCAGGCCGCCGACCTCGCCCCGCTGGCCGCGCTGCTGGCCGGGAAGAAGGTCACCACCCGCGTCGCCCGCGACGTCCTGACCCGCGCCGCGCAGACCGGCGAGGCCCCCGCCGCGATCATCGAGCGCGAGAACCTCGCCGGGGGCCTCAGCGAGGACGCCCTGAACGCCGCCATCGCGCAGGTCCTGGCCGACAACGCCGACAAGGTGGACGCCTACCGGGGCGGCCGCACCGCGCTGCTGGGCTTCTTCACTGGGCAGGTCATGCGCGCCACCGGCGGCAAGGCCGACCCCGCCACGCTGAACGCCGCCCTCCAGGCCGCACTGAACGGCTGA
- the thrC gene encoding threonine synthase produces the protein MKYVSTRGARDLGSFSDVLLSGLAPDGGLAMPESIPTVTPEQLAAWRDLSYADLAYEVMRPFITDIPEADLRALLRSTYTQEVFHSPEITPLTPLGETGPDGGGLYLLELSNGPSLAFKDMAMQFLGQVFEYVLERRDERLNILGATSGDTGSAAEYAMLGKARVNVVMLSPHGRMSAFQQAQMFSLQEPNIFNLAVEGVFDDCQDLVKAVNADADFKARYDIGAVNSINWARVLAQAVYYFKAYLALNLPAGAEADFSVPSGNFGNVFAGYLAKSMGLPIGQLLVASNENDVLHDFFSGGTYHVRPADRVAVTSSPSMDIGKASNFERYLYLIAGADAVQTRSWWDEVGQSRPVALSGTPHWDAVQASGFRSGRSTHADRLRTIRTVFETYGRLIDPHTADGVLVGQAYQRPGVPMICLETALPAKFEETVQAAVGQTPGRPARFDGIEQAPKRFQVIPNDVQTLKDFIAANLTPKEPA, from the coding sequence ATGAAGTACGTTTCCACGCGCGGCGCGCGCGACCTCGGGTCCTTCTCGGACGTGCTGCTCTCGGGCCTCGCCCCGGACGGCGGGCTGGCGATGCCCGAGTCGATTCCCACAGTCACGCCTGAGCAGCTGGCCGCGTGGCGGGACCTCAGCTACGCGGACCTCGCCTACGAGGTGATGCGCCCCTTCATCACGGACATCCCCGAAGCGGACCTGCGCGCCCTGCTGCGGAGCACGTACACGCAAGAGGTCTTCCACAGCCCCGAGATCACGCCCCTGACCCCGCTGGGCGAGACGGGTCCGGACGGGGGCGGCCTGTACCTGCTGGAACTGTCAAACGGGCCGTCCCTGGCGTTCAAGGACATGGCCATGCAGTTCCTGGGGCAGGTGTTCGAGTACGTTCTGGAACGCCGCGACGAGCGGCTGAACATCCTGGGCGCCACCAGCGGCGACACCGGCTCGGCGGCCGAGTACGCCATGCTCGGCAAGGCGCGCGTGAACGTCGTGATGCTCTCCCCGCACGGCCGCATGAGTGCCTTTCAGCAGGCGCAGATGTTCAGCCTCCAGGAGCCGAACATCTTCAACCTGGCCGTGGAGGGCGTCTTCGACGACTGTCAGGACCTCGTGAAGGCCGTGAACGCCGACGCGGACTTCAAGGCCCGCTACGACATCGGCGCGGTGAACAGCATCAACTGGGCGCGGGTGCTCGCGCAGGCCGTGTACTACTTCAAGGCGTACCTCGCCCTGAACCTCCCCGCCGGGGCAGAGGCCGACTTCAGCGTGCCGTCCGGGAACTTCGGGAACGTGTTCGCCGGGTACCTCGCCAAATCCATGGGCCTGCCCATCGGGCAGCTGCTCGTCGCCAGCAACGAGAACGACGTCCTGCACGACTTCTTCAGCGGCGGCACCTACCACGTCCGCCCCGCCGACCGGGTCGCGGTGACCAGCAGCCCCAGCATGGACATCGGCAAGGCCAGCAACTTCGAACGCTACCTGTACCTGATCGCCGGAGCGGACGCCGTGCAGACGCGCAGTTGGTGGGACGAGGTCGGCCAGAGCCGCCCCGTCGCCCTGAGTGGCACCCCTCACTGGGACGCCGTGCAGGCCAGCGGCTTCCGCAGCGGACGCAGCACCCACGCCGACCGCCTGCGCACCATCCGCACCGTCTTCGAGACGTATGGCCGCCTGATCGACCCGCACACCGCCGACGGTGTCCTCGTCGGGCAGGCCTACCAGCGGCCCGGCGTGCCCATGATCTGCCTGGAAACCGCCCTGCCCGCCAAGTTCGAGGAGACCGTACAGGCGGCCGTGGGGCAGACCCCAGGGCGCCCCGCCCGCTTCGACGGCATCGAGCAGGCCCCCAAACGCTTCCAGGTGATCCCCAACGACGTGCAGACCCTCAAGGACTTCATCGCGGCGAACCTCACCCCGAAAGAACCCGCCTGA
- a CDS encoding Ig-like domain-containing protein encodes MRAFLLSALIAVLATSCGGPATPSTTSQSTDSHIDVTAPKVTMVMNPQTLREKGNVFFRLSTQDNVAVSRVVLIIDGQTFVDDPTAYNSYAKYFEAGSNGEHTVTVRVYDLAQNVTEQTQNFNVRIGQ; translated from the coding sequence ATGCGCGCATTTCTTCTGTCTGCACTGATCGCGGTGCTGGCCACCAGCTGCGGTGGCCCCGCCACGCCCAGCACCACCTCCCAGTCCACCGACAGCCACATCGACGTGACGGCCCCCAAGGTCACCATGGTGATGAACCCCCAGACGCTGCGGGAAAAGGGCAACGTGTTCTTCCGCCTGTCCACCCAGGACAACGTCGCCGTGTCCCGCGTGGTGCTGATCATCGACGGGCAGACTTTCGTGGACGACCCGACCGCGTACAACTCCTACGCGAAGTACTTCGAGGCGGGCAGCAACGGCGAGCACACCGTGACCGTCCGCGTGTACGACCTCGCGCAGAACGTCACCGAGCAGACCCAGAACTTCAACGTCCGCATCGGGCAGTAA
- a CDS encoding GNAT family N-acetyltransferase — MTDLDLGGGYSARSISLEAYRAACARLEDRIFGGTSLYAFDPPQRTAPPLGPSWNWGVYHGADLIGWHHAHALDEQTAYMADTGLLPEHQGRGVYTRLLPHLLATFRAAGFALVKSHHRATNNAVILPKLRAGFHLQGLNAYEGGVNAALTLSLDGTYGEAMHVRSGFRPPSGEAARRLGLPDRPAPAPVPAPSLSLPPEAESGVDLGGGYSLHRVPTATYREVYAQLEAAAYGTDSFDWGDRESAPAPRGPLWSWLIGYEGQVAGWQASRAWDPRTAYMVNTALLPAHRGRGVYTRLLPVILEALRAEGYALVRSHHHLTNNAVIIPKLRAGFRFQGVQIDEHGVMAVLLLSFDQGYAAYMDRRSGLTR; from the coding sequence GTGACCGACCTTGACCTTGGCGGCGGGTACTCGGCCCGCTCGATCTCGCTGGAGGCGTACCGGGCAGCGTGTGCGCGGCTGGAGGACCGGATCTTCGGCGGCACGTCCCTGTACGCGTTCGACCCACCGCAGCGGACGGCCCCGCCGCTGGGCCCCTCATGGAACTGGGGCGTGTACCACGGCGCGGACCTGATCGGCTGGCATCACGCGCACGCGCTGGACGAGCAGACCGCGTACATGGCCGACACGGGCCTGCTGCCCGAGCATCAGGGACGTGGGGTATACACGCGGCTGCTGCCGCACCTGCTGGCCACCTTCCGCGCGGCGGGGTTCGCGCTCGTCAAGAGCCACCACCGCGCGACGAACAACGCTGTGATCCTCCCCAAGCTGCGCGCCGGGTTTCACCTTCAGGGCCTGAACGCGTACGAGGGCGGCGTGAATGCCGCGTTGACCCTCAGCCTGGACGGCACGTACGGGGAGGCGATGCACGTCCGCAGCGGCTTCCGGCCGCCCAGCGGTGAGGCGGCGCGGCGCCTGGGGCTGCCTGACCGGCCCGCCCCTGCACCGGTCCCGGCTCCCAGCCTCTCCCTCCCGCCGGAAGCGGAGAGCGGCGTGGACCTGGGGGGCGGGTACAGCCTGCACCGCGTGCCCACCGCCACGTACCGCGAGGTGTACGCGCAACTGGAGGCCGCCGCGTACGGGACGGACTCGTTCGACTGGGGCGACCGTGAATCCGCCCCTGCGCCGCGCGGCCCGCTGTGGAGCTGGCTGATCGGTTACGAGGGTCAGGTGGCCGGGTGGCAGGCCAGCCGAGCGTGGGACCCGCGCACGGCGTACATGGTGAACACCGCGCTGCTGCCCGCGCACCGGGGCCGGGGCGTGTACACCCGCCTGCTGCCCGTGATCCTGGAGGCCCTGCGCGCCGAGGGCTACGCGCTGGTGCGCAGCCACCACCACCTGACGAACAACGCCGTGATCATCCCGAAGCTGCGCGCAGGCTTCCGCTTTCAGGGCGTGCAGATCGACGAGCACGGCGTGATGGCAGTGCTGCTCCTCAGCTTCGACCAGGGGTACGCGGCGTACATGGACCGCCGCAGTGGCCTGACCCGCTGA
- a CDS encoding ABC transporter ATP-binding protein, whose protein sequence is MNAIELSGVNKTFGRVTALRDLNLSVRAGELTALLGPNGAGKTTAINLMLGLAAPSAGQVRVLGGNPRDDVVRARIGSMPQESALPPALTVREAVTLLASFYPAPLPVAQALALADLEGVAHRRSGALSGGQKRRLAFALAAVGNPEVLLIDEPTTGMDAQSRLAFWEAVTALKAAGRTILLTTHYLEEAERAADRVVVMNAGAVLADGSPEALRSQAGGARVSFTSDLVLAELRHLPGAEDVRVDAQGHAQLRTGAPEALLRALIARDVPFSNLEVTRASLEDAFLSLTAPAGPAGKDVTA, encoded by the coding sequence ATGAACGCGATCGAACTGAGCGGTGTGAACAAGACCTTCGGGCGGGTGACGGCGCTGCGCGACCTGAACCTGAGTGTGCGCGCCGGGGAACTCACGGCGCTGCTGGGGCCGAACGGGGCGGGCAAGACCACCGCCATCAACCTGATGCTGGGGCTGGCGGCGCCCAGCGCGGGTCAGGTGCGCGTGCTGGGCGGCAACCCCCGCGATGACGTGGTACGCGCCCGGATCGGGTCGATGCCGCAGGAGAGCGCGCTGCCACCCGCGCTGACCGTGCGCGAGGCGGTCACGCTGCTGGCGTCGTTCTACCCGGCGCCGCTGCCGGTGGCGCAGGCACTAGCCCTGGCTGACCTAGAGGGCGTGGCGCACCGCCGTTCGGGCGCGCTGTCCGGTGGGCAGAAGCGGCGCCTGGCGTTCGCGCTGGCGGCGGTCGGGAATCCCGAGGTGCTGCTGATCGACGAGCCCACCACCGGCATGGACGCCCAGAGCCGACTGGCGTTCTGGGAGGCTGTGACTGCCCTGAAGGCGGCGGGGCGCACGATCCTGCTCACCACGCACTACCTGGAGGAGGCCGAACGCGCCGCGGACCGGGTGGTCGTCATGAACGCCGGGGCGGTGCTGGCGGACGGTAGCCCAGAGGCGCTGCGCTCGCAGGCGGGCGGGGCGCGCGTGAGCTTCACGTCCGATCTGGTACTGGCCGAGCTGCGGCACCTGCCGGGCGCCGAGGACGTCCGCGTGGACGCCCAGGGGCACGCGCAGCTGCGCACGGGCGCCCCCGAGGCGCTGCTGCGCGCTCTGATCGCGCGGGACGTGCCCTTCTCGAACCTGGAGGTCACGCGCGCCAGCCTCGAAGACGCCTTCCTCTCGCTGACCGCCCCGGCCGGACCCGCCGGGAAGGACGTGACCGCATGA